From the genome of candidate division KSB1 bacterium, one region includes:
- a CDS encoding Ig-like domain-containing protein → MNSVVDVKTVNRQTISVIYSEKMDYNSVDDKGNYSISPYVEVLDVVVDQNQQKVTLQTGEHHANLDYTLTVSGVKDISQLEMAQPFKYDYSFSDNAPPYIERMELASRDQIKIYFSEKMDVNGLSGLDNYVIFPMINVRNVYVDDSGLLVTLDTDTHQENINYNLSFRNMTDLAQNAIPENYTIQYRFNGAVIVKSINKTAYRPSRLSVGDEYYIDRSFKLAEVPDGLKDQTWIKTANNDKFSTDPNFLTFKVEETVRVFVGYDERIAQLPTWLQNWNDDHLVIKDQNNTRFRCYSKDFVAGSVTIGGNFGNDNSNMYVVILKSLDGNMLELPDPETITEAIIPDNFVLRQNYPNPFNGYTEIGFEAKQAGIVEMVIYDILGREVTRLKTTVNNPGKFFFVWDGKNASGIPVSSGIYTYSFKSHEKQVSLKMTLLR, encoded by the coding sequence ATGAATAGTGTTGTTGATGTCAAAACTGTTAATAGACAAACCATATCAGTGATTTATTCTGAAAAAATGGATTACAATTCTGTAGATGATAAAGGAAATTACTCGATTAGTCCATACGTGGAGGTTTTAGATGTCGTTGTTGATCAAAACCAGCAAAAGGTCACACTGCAAACAGGGGAACACCATGCTAACCTTGATTATACTTTAACGGTCTCCGGTGTAAAAGATATCAGCCAACTTGAAATGGCGCAGCCATTTAAATATGATTACAGTTTTTCTGACAATGCCCCGCCATACATAGAGAGAATGGAGCTTGCATCAAGAGACCAAATAAAGATTTATTTCAGCGAGAAAATGGATGTTAATGGTTTATCCGGACTCGATAATTATGTTATTTTCCCGATGATAAATGTCCGTAATGTGTATGTAGACGACTCCGGTTTATTGGTTACGCTGGATACAGACACTCACCAGGAAAATATTAACTATAACTTATCTTTTAGGAATATGACTGATTTAGCCCAAAATGCGATTCCGGAAAATTATACAATCCAATATAGGTTTAATGGGGCGGTAATTGTAAAATCGATTAACAAAACCGCTTATAGACCTTCACGGCTTTCCGTAGGAGATGAATACTATATCGATCGTTCATTTAAATTAGCAGAAGTGCCGGATGGTTTGAAAGATCAAACATGGATAAAGACTGCCAATAACGATAAGTTCAGTACCGATCCCAATTTTCTAACATTCAAAGTTGAAGAAACGGTTAGGGTGTTTGTTGGTTATGACGAGCGAATTGCACAGTTGCCAACCTGGCTGCAAAATTGGAATGATGATCATTTGGTCATTAAAGATCAAAATAATACCAGATTTCGCTGTTACAGCAAAGATTTTGTTGCTGGGTCTGTGACAATAGGCGGTAATTTCGGTAATGATAACAGTAACATGTATGTTGTCATCTTGAAGAGTTTGGATGGCAATATGCTGGAACTTCCCGATCCGGAAACCATTACGGAAGCCATCATTCCTGATAATTTCGTTCTTAGGCAAAACTATCCAAATCCATTTAATGGGTATACGGAAATTGGCTTTGAAGCTAAACAAGCCGGCATCGTTGAGATGGTTATTTATGACATTTTAGGCAGGGAAGTAACCAGGCTGAAAACCACCGTTAATAACCCTGGCAAGTTCTTTTTTGTATGGGATGGGAAAAATGCAAGTGGCATTCCGGTTAGCTCTGGCATTTATACGTATAGTTTTAAATCTCATGAGAAGCAGGTTTCGCTTAAAATGACTTTACTTAGGTAG
- a CDS encoding sigma-54-dependent Fis family transcriptional regulator, producing MKSILKESKNNAEKDQNGKDWKKLGFDNHYPLVGKSQQMKEIFALIKKVAKSNASVLIQGETGTGKELIANLIQFISPRSTSPYVQVNCAALPENLLESELFGHERGAFTGAYQARPGKFEMADKGTLFLDEIGDMEISTQAKILRVLQNQEFTRVGGNKSIKVDVRIISATNHDIDQAIAEGKFRADLFYRINVVNIHIPPLRERLEDIPLIADFFLRKFSRELRKNIPGFSNETVKLMKNLNWNGNIRELRNLVERAVLLTEDNCEITPYELPMKGEEYFAAGGKDRRNRENGVLTLKTLKLEEAEKQVILKALETCNYVQKNAAAILGISSRVLNYKVSQFSITHPSWRKNNN from the coding sequence ATGAAGAGTATATTGAAAGAATCCAAAAATAACGCGGAAAAAGACCAAAATGGCAAAGACTGGAAAAAATTAGGCTTTGATAATCATTACCCTTTAGTGGGTAAAAGCCAACAAATGAAAGAGATCTTTGCGCTTATTAAAAAGGTTGCAAAGAGCAATGCCAGCGTTCTTATTCAAGGGGAGACTGGAACAGGTAAAGAACTAATCGCTAATTTAATCCAGTTTATTAGTCCAAGGTCTACTTCTCCATATGTTCAAGTAAACTGTGCTGCCTTGCCTGAAAACTTACTGGAAAGTGAGTTGTTTGGCCACGAAAGGGGAGCTTTTACCGGGGCTTACCAGGCACGTCCTGGAAAATTTGAAATGGCGGATAAGGGGACTCTTTTTCTTGATGAAATTGGTGATATGGAGATATCGACGCAAGCAAAAATATTGCGTGTCTTACAGAATCAAGAATTCACCAGGGTAGGGGGCAATAAAAGCATTAAAGTTGATGTCAGGATTATAAGCGCAACCAACCATGACATTGATCAGGCTATTGCAGAAGGTAAATTTAGGGCCGACTTATTCTACAGGATTAATGTGGTCAATATTCATATACCGCCGCTTCGAGAAAGACTCGAAGATATACCATTAATAGCGGATTTTTTCCTGAGAAAATTTTCTCGTGAATTAAGGAAAAACATACCCGGATTTTCAAATGAAACCGTCAAATTGATGAAAAACCTTAATTGGAATGGCAATATCAGGGAATTACGAAATTTGGTCGAACGGGCGGTACTGCTTACAGAAGATAATTGTGAAATCACGCCTTATGAATTGCCAATGAAGGGTGAGGAATATTTCGCTGCAGGAGGAAAAGATCGTAGAAATAGAGAAAACGGAGTCCTGACTTTAAAAACATTGAAACTTGAAGAGGCAGAAAAACAAGTGATTCTCAAAGCCCTGGAAACCTGTAATTATGTACAAAAGAATGCAGCAGCCATATTAGGAATATCATCTCGTGTATTGAACTATAAAGTTTCTCAATTTTCAATAACACATCCGTCATGGCGTAAAAACAATAATTGA
- a CDS encoding ATP-binding cassette domain-containing protein gives MILELKNIFFKYQGLGQKNSIDTISNISLTVIQGELIGIVGASGSGKTTLIQVMKGLLKPANGQVLLEGQTLSSKVKATQNLPQKIGLVNQFPEMQFFENTIFDEIAFGLRNCSMAEDEIHAKIENVLNLLELNSVDEKKQSPFKLSEGQKRRVAIASILVMEPEIIILDEPTSALDYSGIQIICKLVNKFHDQNRTVIIASHDMDFIYKLVHRVIALDKGKIVFDGTKENFFSNTNLLLKSKLELPRILQLKNK, from the coding sequence ATGATACTTGAACTAAAAAATATCTTTTTCAAATACCAGGGATTGGGTCAGAAAAATTCTATTGATACAATATCTAATATTAGTTTAACGGTCATACAGGGTGAGTTAATTGGAATCGTAGGCGCAAGTGGTTCAGGAAAGACAACTCTAATTCAGGTTATGAAAGGACTTTTGAAGCCCGCTAATGGACAAGTTTTACTTGAAGGCCAGACTCTATCTAGCAAAGTGAAGGCAACTCAAAATTTGCCACAAAAGATTGGACTTGTGAACCAGTTTCCGGAAATGCAATTTTTTGAAAACACCATTTTCGATGAAATTGCTTTTGGATTGCGGAATTGCAGTATGGCAGAAGACGAAATCCACGCTAAAATTGAAAATGTCCTTAACTTACTGGAATTGAATTCTGTTGATGAAAAAAAGCAATCTCCATTTAAGTTAAGCGAGGGTCAAAAAAGACGGGTTGCGATTGCCAGTATCCTGGTTATGGAACCGGAAATCATCATTCTTGATGAACCAACTTCTGCCCTGGATTATTCGGGAATTCAAATCATATGCAAGCTAGTCAATAAATTTCACGATCAAAATCGAACTGTAATTATTGCATCCCATGATATGGATTTCATTTACAAATTGGTTCATCGTGTTATTGCTTTGGATAAAGGAAAAATCGTTTTTGATGGAACCAAAGAAAACTTTTTTTCTAATACAAATTTATTGCTAAAATCCAAGCTCGAACTTCCACGCATTCTACAACTCAAAAATAAATAA
- a CDS encoding ATP-binding cassette domain-containing protein translates to MGSNGSGKSTLAQCLNGLLIPNQGDVLVDGLNTTNQEEIQNIRKKVGIVFQNPDNQIVSTTVEREIAFGLENLKVDPDKMHANVNQFLKVFNLEHFRNHSPNKLSGGEKQLLALASVLAMAPSYLILDEPTSLLDPFSRRMVLDYIFKKNKYPFQQITSILITQYPAETFYTDRLLILSNGKILFDDNPDSVFKNSTKLCELGIGAPVEYLADPVFE, encoded by the coding sequence ATGGGTAGCAATGGGTCTGGTAAAAGTACTTTGGCACAATGTTTAAATGGCCTACTTATACCCAACCAGGGAGATGTTCTTGTGGATGGTCTGAATACCACGAATCAGGAAGAAATCCAAAATATCCGTAAAAAAGTTGGCATAGTTTTCCAAAACCCGGACAATCAAATTGTTAGTACAACGGTTGAGCGGGAAATAGCTTTTGGCCTGGAAAACCTCAAGGTTGATCCTGATAAGATGCATGCAAATGTGAATCAGTTTCTCAAAGTATTCAACCTCGAGCATTTCAGAAACCATTCACCAAACAAGTTATCCGGCGGAGAAAAACAATTGTTGGCGCTGGCTTCGGTACTGGCAATGGCGCCTTCTTACTTAATTTTAGATGAACCAACCTCACTGTTGGATCCATTTTCCAGGAGAATGGTTTTGGACTATATATTCAAGAAAAATAAGTATCCATTTCAACAGATCACATCAATTTTAATTACCCAATATCCGGCTGAAACATTTTATACAGATCGTTTATTGATTTTGTCAAACGGGAAAATACTATTTGATGACAACCCGGACAGTGTTTTTAAAAATTCAACAAAGCTGTGTGAATTAGGGATAGGGGCTCCGGTAGAGTATTTAGCTGATCCGGTTTTTGAATGA
- a CDS encoding glycosyltransferase family 9 protein: MGSVHRVLFVRLSAIGDIVLLSPLIHLFHDQNPEVEIDFLTRSDFQDLVQHNPFIKNIILLPKSPSLAEVFKIALDVRRRNYSILFDFQKHWRSYMISFLARANKVYRYKKFAVQRFFLTYFKFNLYHKIPETIPERYFIAFHKLRMNWQSLASEIYVPDSIKEKIKLKVPFDGEELRIAIAPGAGRNTKMWPQDYFVQLIEKLQSSKKAKIILVGGKTDIEVCENIKKYIHKNVINLCGETTLLEIAAVLQSCDLVISNDTGVLHIAVAMKCRVIAIFGPTVKEFGFFPSWGEYKII, from the coding sequence ATGGGATCCGTACATCGGGTTTTATTTGTCCGATTAAGCGCCATCGGCGATATTGTATTGTTGTCGCCGTTAATACATTTGTTTCATGATCAAAATCCGGAAGTTGAAATTGACTTTTTAACGAGATCGGATTTTCAGGACCTGGTTCAGCATAACCCATTTATCAAAAATATCATTTTACTTCCCAAATCTCCGAGTTTAGCAGAGGTCTTCAAGATCGCTCTTGATGTTCGCAGAAGGAATTACTCTATTCTTTTCGATTTTCAAAAGCATTGGCGAAGTTATATGATTTCATTTTTGGCCAGGGCTAATAAGGTTTATAGATATAAGAAATTTGCAGTTCAAAGATTTTTCCTGACATATTTCAAATTTAACCTTTATCATAAAATACCTGAAACAATACCTGAAAGATACTTTATTGCTTTTCATAAACTCCGGATGAATTGGCAATCGCTAGCATCTGAGATTTATGTACCGGATTCAATCAAAGAGAAAATTAAATTGAAAGTCCCTTTTGATGGTGAGGAATTGCGGATTGCGATAGCTCCTGGCGCTGGGAGGAACACTAAAATGTGGCCACAAGACTATTTTGTTCAATTAATTGAAAAATTGCAAAGTTCTAAAAAAGCCAAAATCATTTTAGTCGGGGGAAAAACCGATATCGAAGTTTGTGAAAACATCAAAAAATACATTCATAAGAATGTGATTAATTTATGCGGTGAAACCACACTTTTAGAGATCGCTGCAGTGTTACAAAGCTGTGATTTGGTAATTTCGAACGATACGGGAGTTTTACATATTGCGGTTGCTATGAAATGTAGAGTAATTGCCATTTTTGGCCCGACTGTAAAGGAATTCGGATTTTTTCCATCCTGGGGCGAATATAAGATCATTTAA
- a CDS encoding SDR family oxidoreductase, translating into MPKTLITGGAGFLGSHLCEYILNKGHEVICMDNLSTGDSTNIAHLQGESFKFIKHDVTEYIFLAGPIDYILHFASPASPLDYLQLPIQTLKVGALGTHKVLGLAKEKQATILLASTSEVYGDPLVHPQKEDYWGNVNPIGPRGVYDEAKRFAEAITMAYHRNHGLDTKIVRIFNTYGSRMRKSDGRAIPAFIPQALANEPITVFGDGSQTRSFCYVDDLVEGICRLLFSDYNEPVNIGYPHEMTVREMAELIIKMTDSNSNIVNKALPVDDPKVRQPNISLAKEKLGWEPQVSVEEGIKRTISWFRSQIK; encoded by the coding sequence ATGCCAAAAACATTGATTACAGGCGGCGCCGGATTTTTAGGATCCCACCTCTGTGAATATATTCTGAATAAAGGACACGAAGTAATTTGTATGGACAATTTATCAACAGGAGATTCCACAAACATTGCACATCTCCAAGGAGAATCGTTCAAATTTATTAAACACGATGTTACAGAGTATATATTTTTGGCAGGGCCAATTGACTACATTTTACACTTTGCATCTCCTGCAAGCCCATTAGACTATCTGCAACTTCCAATTCAAACCCTTAAAGTTGGTGCATTAGGCACTCATAAGGTATTGGGTTTGGCGAAAGAAAAACAGGCAACAATACTTCTTGCATCGACTTCTGAAGTATATGGTGATCCGCTTGTCCATCCGCAAAAGGAAGATTATTGGGGAAATGTAAACCCGATAGGTCCCAGGGGAGTTTATGATGAAGCAAAACGCTTTGCAGAAGCCATAACCATGGCGTATCACCGGAATCATGGTTTGGATACAAAGATTGTCAGAATTTTTAATACATATGGCTCCAGAATGCGCAAAAGTGATGGACGAGCTATTCCTGCGTTTATTCCACAGGCCTTGGCAAACGAACCTATTACCGTATTTGGCGATGGATCACAAACAAGAAGTTTTTGTTATGTGGATGATCTCGTGGAAGGTATTTGCCGGCTTCTTTTTTCAGATTATAATGAACCTGTGAACATCGGATATCCACATGAAATGACGGTTCGTGAAATGGCTGAATTAATTATAAAAATGACCGATAGCAATTCAAATATTGTCAATAAAGCTTTACCAGTTGACGATCCTAAAGTTCGTCAACCTAATATTTCTCTGGCAAAAGAAAAATTGGGATGGGAACCACAAGTATCCGTTGAAGAGGGCATTAAACGAACAATTTCATGGTTTCGTTCTCAGATAAAATAA
- a CDS encoding polyprenyl synthetase family protein produces MELSRIILPVKHDLQHFEEKFLQSLETKVELLNEVILYIAAHKGKRLRPGLVFLIARLMGNLDDNGFEAAQIIELIHTATLIHDDVVDQSNLRRSGASVHSVWNNKIAVLVGDFLFAQALNKMMNLEAPEINKVLAKVTTRMSEGELLQVQQSQNLQTDEQSYFQMISDKTASLISASCQIGAIVGSNYNGIDSDRFWDFGNYLGCAFQIQDDLLDYIGDEDITGKPGGNDLKQNKITLPLIYTINKNGKINSSKLQNFIDKNKTEKDVDEIKNLVINSGGVDYARERANEFIEKALSIIAPFPESDYKRSLEDIVEFVAVRSS; encoded by the coding sequence GTGGAATTATCTAGAATTATACTGCCGGTTAAACATGATCTTCAGCACTTTGAGGAAAAATTTCTCCAATCTTTAGAAACCAAAGTTGAATTGCTGAATGAAGTGATTCTATACATTGCAGCGCATAAGGGGAAGCGCCTTAGGCCCGGATTAGTATTTCTTATCGCCAGGTTAATGGGTAACTTAGATGACAATGGTTTTGAAGCTGCCCAGATTATTGAATTAATCCATACAGCAACCCTGATCCATGATGATGTGGTCGATCAATCCAATTTAAGACGAAGCGGAGCCAGTGTTCATTCGGTTTGGAATAATAAGATTGCTGTACTGGTTGGTGATTTTCTTTTTGCACAAGCACTCAATAAAATGATGAATCTTGAAGCTCCCGAGATTAATAAAGTCCTGGCAAAAGTTACTACTCGAATGAGTGAAGGTGAGCTATTGCAAGTACAGCAAAGTCAAAATTTGCAAACTGATGAACAAAGCTATTTCCAAATGATTTCCGATAAGACGGCTTCACTAATATCTGCATCTTGCCAAATAGGTGCTATTGTCGGATCAAACTATAATGGTATAGACTCGGATCGATTCTGGGATTTTGGAAATTACCTGGGATGTGCTTTCCAAATTCAGGATGATTTACTGGATTATATCGGAGATGAAGATATAACCGGAAAACCCGGCGGGAATGACCTAAAGCAAAATAAAATTACCCTCCCATTAATTTATACCATTAATAAAAATGGTAAAATTAATTCCTCTAAACTGCAAAATTTTATAGATAAGAATAAAACAGAAAAAGATGTGGATGAAATAAAAAACCTGGTTATTAATTCAGGTGGTGTTGATTATGCACGTGAGCGTGCTAACGAATTCATTGAGAAAGCTTTATCTATAATTGCCCCTTTTCCGGAAAGTGATTACAAAAGATCCCTCGAAGATATAGTGGAGTTTGTTGCAGTTCGAAGTAGTTAG
- a CDS encoding response regulator — protein sequence MKKTKPIEILVVEDEPEILSLLQELFERRGYKVTACNSGNSALQLAQKKQFSVILTDLIMPGIDGFKLIESLKELIPISRLIVMSGAGIQVLQDLTKLGVENYIVKPIDFDNLIKTINMLI from the coding sequence TTGAAAAAAACCAAACCCATTGAGATTCTTGTAGTTGAGGACGAACCTGAAATCCTTTCTCTTCTCCAGGAACTTTTTGAACGTCGGGGTTATAAAGTTACTGCTTGTAATAGTGGTAATTCCGCATTACAACTCGCACAAAAAAAGCAGTTTTCAGTCATTCTTACGGATTTAATCATGCCTGGTATAGATGGGTTTAAGCTGATCGAATCACTTAAAGAACTCATACCTATATCCAGGTTAATTGTAATGTCCGGCGCAGGAATCCAGGTCTTACAAGATTTGACAAAACTAGGGGTTGAAAACTATATAGTCAAACCGATTGACTTCGATAATTTAATTAAAACCATTAATATGCTTATTTAA
- a CDS encoding PAS domain S-box protein: MAYKILIVEDNPDQVELMRITFSKKSNKFSTTFSYVGKECIKQCKENYYDAVILDYKLPDYSGLDVLIKLRKLNIRYPVIIITAQGDEKVAVEAMKNGAADYVIKEGNYLSSLPKVIEAVIVRERLQQQLRAKEEFLGSIVEKADDFIFSLDSEFNIQFVNPQISKLGYKEKEVLQKPFFILLSDRHDHASVSQILRQPSEGNYEFEFKDKKGKILNFVLSFSILQEKDSNQKIIGIAKDLTEILYLHRLIKESKKKLQAMFDGITDNILVFDLEKTVVMANEKVASLLNTTPEKVLGMECDKLVSLSLPVDEEVINRTFISKSSEFSEISRNEKVFHVWTYPMFDLEGQLENIIEYSHDVTDQKNIERSLIQSEKLATIGLLASGVAHELRNPLNIIETARYCISDVLENGNDDINSKLEIIKRNVKRASNIINNLLEFSRHSPKDQERIDINKTIDKTLSLIEKDLHSQNIEVIKHYGSVQNVYLGLDSLKQVFLNIIINAIHAMPDGGVLQINTDLVDNWVKIKIGDTGYGIPKDHIKNIFTPFFTTKALGEGTGLGMYVSHSIIKREGGEISVTSTEGKGTVFTVKLPTNGKSC; encoded by the coding sequence ATGGCTTATAAAATACTTATTGTTGAGGATAATCCGGATCAAGTAGAATTAATGCGAATTACTTTTTCGAAAAAATCGAATAAATTTTCAACAACATTTTCTTATGTGGGCAAAGAGTGTATTAAACAATGTAAAGAAAATTATTATGATGCTGTAATTTTGGATTATAAATTACCGGATTACTCCGGCTTGGATGTTTTAATCAAATTACGCAAACTCAATATAAGATACCCTGTGATTATTATTACTGCTCAAGGGGATGAAAAAGTAGCTGTTGAAGCCATGAAAAACGGTGCGGCGGATTATGTGATAAAGGAAGGGAATTATCTCTCATCACTCCCGAAAGTGATCGAAGCGGTTATCGTTAGAGAGCGGTTACAGCAGCAACTTCGCGCAAAAGAAGAATTCCTGGGTAGTATTGTTGAGAAAGCTGATGATTTCATTTTTTCCCTGGATAGCGAATTTAATATTCAATTTGTAAATCCTCAGATTTCCAAATTAGGATATAAGGAAAAGGAAGTTTTACAGAAACCATTTTTCATCTTACTGTCAGACCGGCACGATCATGCATCGGTATCCCAGATCCTAAGACAGCCTAGTGAAGGGAACTATGAATTTGAATTCAAAGACAAAAAGGGAAAAATCTTAAATTTTGTACTTTCTTTTTCAATCCTTCAAGAAAAAGACAGTAATCAAAAAATTATTGGTATTGCCAAAGATCTTACAGAAATTTTGTATCTCCACCGTTTGATAAAAGAAAGCAAAAAAAAGCTCCAAGCTATGTTTGATGGAATTACGGATAACATTTTAGTTTTTGACCTTGAAAAAACAGTAGTGATGGCAAATGAAAAAGTTGCGAGTTTGTTAAATACAACGCCTGAGAAGGTGCTAGGGATGGAATGTGATAAGCTTGTTTCACTCAGTTTGCCAGTTGATGAAGAAGTAATAAATAGAACATTTATAAGTAAAAGTTCAGAATTTTCGGAAATTTCCAGGAATGAGAAGGTATTCCACGTATGGACATACCCAATGTTTGATTTGGAAGGCCAGCTTGAAAACATCATTGAATATAGCCATGATGTCACTGACCAGAAAAATATTGAGCGCTCGCTTATTCAATCTGAAAAATTAGCTACTATAGGGCTATTGGCATCTGGTGTAGCTCATGAATTAAGAAATCCGCTCAATATAATCGAAACAGCACGATATTGTATTTCTGATGTTTTGGAAAACGGTAATGACGATATTAATTCTAAATTGGAGATCATAAAACGAAACGTTAAACGTGCATCGAATATCATTAATAATCTTCTGGAGTTTTCCAGGCATTCTCCTAAAGATCAAGAAAGAATTGATATCAACAAAACAATCGACAAAACCCTTTCCCTTATTGAGAAAGATTTACATTCACAGAATATTGAAGTGATAAAACACTATGGCAGTGTTCAAAATGTCTACCTGGGATTAGATTCGTTAAAGCAAGTTTTTCTAAATATCATAATCAATGCGATTCATGCAATGCCGGATGGGGGAGTATTACAAATTAATACGGATTTAGTGGATAATTGGGTAAAAATAAAAATTGGAGATACAGGTTACGGCATTCCAAAAGACCATATAAAAAATATATTCACGCCATTTTTTACAACGAAAGCTTTGGGTGAAGGAACCGGCCTGGGAATGTATGTTTCCCACTCCATCATTAAGCGTGAAGGCGGGGAAATATCAGTAACAAGCACTGAAGGAAAGGGAACTGTCTTTACAGTTAAGTTGCCGACAAACGGAAAATCGTGCTAA